From one Flavobacterium kingsejongi genomic stretch:
- a CDS encoding IS256 family transposase yields the protein MIEDGKLPKDFAKQFKNKEDFHTFFQDLYKQGIEQLLQGELDAHLGYEKHNIDGYNTGNSRNGSFSKNIKSETLGNMVLAIPRDRNGEFEPQVIGKGQSMSEKIEDAILGMYSRGMTRSDIVEQVKEVYGISVSESTISTISDRILADVDLWTKRALEPQYLIVWMDAVHMKVRTDGKYENHAIYIVIGLKTDGKKEVLGMWLNKEESASFWMTVLSDIKSRGVKDILIACTDNLTGFTKAIRGVFPNTESQLCIVHQIRNSLKFVVVKDRKAFCSAMKEVYTAINQEEAVLALAEFKKNWEAKYKYAVCSWEKNWENLMPFLAYPAEIRKIMYTTNTIENLNRGIRKYTKTKVQFPDEKSVKKSVYLAIQNCEKSWINAIPSWGLIMNQFLVIFGERCNIKH from the coding sequence ATGATCGAAGATGGTAAATTACCCAAAGATTTTGCAAAGCAATTTAAAAACAAAGAAGACTTCCATACTTTTTTTCAAGACCTGTATAAACAAGGCATTGAACAGCTACTCCAGGGAGAATTGGATGCTCATCTGGGATATGAGAAGCATAATATTGACGGATACAATACAGGCAATAGCCGTAATGGTTCTTTCTCAAAGAATATAAAATCAGAGACTTTGGGCAATATGGTCCTGGCTATTCCCCGGGATAGAAATGGTGAATTCGAGCCTCAGGTCATCGGAAAAGGCCAATCGATGAGTGAAAAGATTGAAGATGCTATTTTAGGAATGTACAGTCGTGGAATGACCCGTAGTGATATTGTAGAACAAGTTAAAGAAGTTTATGGGATATCAGTAAGTGAGTCCACGATTTCGACCATCTCTGATAGAATACTGGCTGATGTTGATTTATGGACTAAAAGGGCTTTAGAACCACAGTATCTGATTGTTTGGATGGATGCTGTGCATATGAAAGTAAGAACAGATGGGAAATATGAAAACCATGCAATTTACATTGTAATCGGACTAAAAACAGATGGTAAGAAAGAAGTATTAGGAATGTGGCTAAATAAAGAAGAGTCGGCTTCATTTTGGATGACTGTACTCTCTGACATAAAATCTCGTGGAGTAAAGGATATTCTCATTGCCTGTACAGATAACCTTACCGGATTTACAAAAGCTATCAGAGGTGTTTTTCCAAATACAGAATCCCAGCTTTGCATTGTTCATCAAATAAGGAATAGCCTTAAGTTTGTAGTAGTTAAGGATAGAAAAGCATTTTGCAGTGCAATGAAAGAAGTATATACTGCAATAAATCAGGAAGAAGCCGTTTTAGCTCTGGCTGAATTTAAAAAAAACTGGGAAGCAAAATATAAATATGCCGTTTGCTCCTGGGAAAAGAATTGGGAAAATCTCATGCCTTTTTTGGCCTATCCTGCTGAAATCAGGAAAATAATGTACACCACAAATACAATAGAAAACTTAAACAGGGGAATTAGAAAATATACCAAAACAAAAGTGCAGTTCCCAGATGAAAAAAGCGTCAAGAAATCAGTCTATTTAGCAATACAAAATTGTGAAAAAAGCTGGATAAATGCAATACCAAGCTGGGGATTAATCATGAATCAGTTCTTGGTCATATTTGGAGAAAGGTGTAATATTAAACACTAA
- a CDS encoding beta strand repeat-containing protein, giving the protein MKFKTLLCRLLLFSLPFFSTQHVFSQCFEIQSILVDACGAQESLNEMVRFKVGNAPLNSNTLTVTWPNNSWKGVIQNATSATKVAELNADIAAAGGCGQVLEPPGGIIPANASVILVTSYEMDTPLNSFGPLSETIYIIFQNNTTTVAGHFANYLAGPNGIRTLIMNFGSCTDTVSYDRALLTTPTGVPAAADGATVLFTPAGVPTYINNGCVAPVPPFTVDAGTPVTICAGSTITLNGTAQGQQSQLWTAGTGTFSTPIALTTDYTIPANAAGSTIVLTLTATNTCGLQVSDTVTLTISTPVVPNFPSTLTFCSGTPAATLPLATTSPNGITGNWNPATINNTTNGTYTFTPDAGQCATIAVLTTTVTPQTVPDFATALTVCSGTTPPVLATTSPNGITGTWNPNSINTTTSGSYVFTPDTNGSQCASAVTLQVTVTAPVIPDFSPTLTLCSDTPAPILETTSPNGIIGTWTPAVIDNANNGTYTFTPGSGQCATTSTLTVTISPLTIPDFASTQTLCSGTVPPPLATTAPNGITGTWNPATIDTTVAATYTFTPDPGQCAATTTVTVSITPQTVPDFDTALTLCTGSIAPTLDTTSPNGIAGTWFPTAISTSTNGIYTFTPDSGQCATTVTLEVHLTPQTVPDFNTTLEVCNGTPPPALAPTSPNGISGNWSPSTIDTTLSGTYLFTPNAGQCATTASLSVTVTNGGIIPDFQTILEVCSGATPPPLASISPNGISGTWNPPTIDNVNNGTYTFTPDAGQCAVNTSQTVTVRVSGIAPNFDTTLNLCNGATAPPLATTSPNGVTGTWNPSTIDTTTSGTYIFTADPGQCATNSTLDVTITPNTVPDFDTALQFCSGATVPVLANTSPNGVAGTWNPAAISNTINGTYLFTPDAGQCATTSILQVTINPNTTPDFNTTLTICNGSPAPILATTSPNGITGTWNPSAISTSADGSYIFTPDGGQCSTTVTLTVTVTPNIIPNFDTTLSLCNGSTAPVLATTAPNGVTGIWSPTIINTTASGNYTFTPDAGQCASPTTLVVTITAPTTPDFDTTLTLCSETSAPALVATSPNGITGTWTPAVISTSTSANYDFTPLAGQCATTATLEVLISTPVLPNFDPVLSFCSGATAPNLPIISPNNITGTWNPAVIDTSTAGSYLFTPDAGQCTAPFTLTVLINAPSAPGFDTTLILCSGTPAPPLATISPNGTTGTWNPAVIDNNTSGTYTFTPDAGQCATNSTLVVTITPSTTPDFDTALSLCSAATTPTLATTSPNGIIGTWNPAVISTTANGTYTFTPDAGQCATTTTLAVTITPSTTPDFDTILSLCSGATAPTLAPTSPNGITGTWNPAVISMTGNGIYTFTPDVGQCATTATLAVTIIPSTTPDFDTALSLCSGATAPALATTSPNGITGSWNPTIISTTADGTYTFTPDAGQCATNSTLTVTITPILTPDFDTTLSLCSGATAPTLASTSPNGITGTWNPAVISATANGTYTFTPDAGQCATTTTLAVTITPSLTPDFDTTLSLCSGATAPTLAPTSFETGRNFV; this is encoded by the coding sequence ATGAAATTTAAAACTTTACTTTGTCGTCTCTTACTGTTCTCCCTTCCCTTTTTCAGCACCCAACATGTTTTTTCCCAATGTTTTGAAATACAAAGTATTCTTGTCGATGCTTGTGGTGCTCAGGAATCTCTAAATGAAATGGTGCGCTTTAAAGTGGGCAATGCTCCGCTTAACAGCAATACCCTAACGGTAACCTGGCCGAATAACTCCTGGAAAGGAGTTATTCAAAATGCCACTTCTGCCACCAAAGTAGCAGAGCTTAATGCTGATATTGCTGCTGCAGGTGGCTGTGGACAGGTTTTGGAACCACCAGGGGGAATTATTCCTGCGAATGCTTCTGTGATATTGGTTACGAGTTACGAAATGGATACCCCATTAAATTCATTCGGCCCATTATCGGAGACTATCTATATTATCTTCCAAAACAATACGACAACCGTTGCAGGTCATTTTGCCAATTATTTAGCAGGCCCCAATGGTATACGGACATTAATTATGAATTTTGGTTCCTGTACCGATACCGTATCCTATGATCGTGCGTTACTTACCACACCTACCGGAGTACCAGCAGCAGCGGATGGCGCTACTGTATTATTCACTCCTGCCGGTGTGCCCACTTATATTAACAATGGTTGTGTTGCTCCGGTTCCTCCTTTTACAGTCGATGCCGGAACACCTGTAACCATTTGTGCCGGAAGTACAATTACACTTAACGGTACTGCTCAGGGGCAGCAAAGTCAATTATGGACTGCCGGAACCGGGACATTTTCTACACCAATTGCTTTAACAACGGATTATACAATACCGGCAAATGCTGCAGGAAGCACTATTGTACTTACCTTAACTGCTACAAATACCTGCGGCCTTCAGGTATCGGACACCGTAACCCTTACCATTTCTACGCCAGTTGTCCCTAACTTCCCTTCTACGCTAACATTTTGCAGTGGTACTCCGGCTGCAACATTACCCCTGGCGACGACTTCACCTAATGGAATCACTGGAAATTGGAATCCTGCTACAATAAACAATACAACCAACGGCACGTACACTTTTACACCCGATGCGGGACAATGTGCTACTATCGCCGTGCTCACTACTACCGTTACACCTCAAACAGTCCCAGATTTCGCTACTGCACTTACGGTCTGCAGCGGGACAACCCCTCCCGTTTTGGCAACGACTTCGCCCAATGGAATTACCGGAACCTGGAATCCAAATAGTATCAATACTACAACGAGCGGAAGCTATGTCTTTACTCCTGACACCAATGGATCCCAATGTGCATCAGCTGTTACCCTACAAGTAACCGTCACTGCTCCCGTTATTCCTGATTTTAGCCCTACACTCACCTTATGCAGCGACACTCCTGCGCCCATTTTGGAAACAACTTCACCTAATGGTATCATAGGCACGTGGACTCCGGCAGTTATCGATAATGCCAATAACGGGACGTATACTTTCACACCTGGTAGCGGTCAATGTGCTACGACTTCTACATTAACGGTGACTATTAGTCCATTGACAATTCCTGATTTTGCCAGCACACAAACACTTTGTAGTGGTACAGTACCACCTCCTTTGGCCACTACAGCTCCCAATGGAATTACCGGAACCTGGAACCCCGCAACTATCGATACAACAGTAGCAGCAACATATACTTTTACACCAGATCCGGGACAATGCGCTGCAACGACTACAGTAACCGTAAGCATTACACCCCAGACAGTACCGGATTTCGATACGGCATTAACCCTGTGTACGGGTAGCATTGCTCCCACACTGGACACTACTTCACCGAATGGCATAGCCGGAACATGGTTCCCTACTGCAATCAGTACCAGTACAAATGGAATTTATACGTTTACGCCGGATTCGGGACAATGTGCTACAACAGTAACACTTGAAGTACACCTCACACCACAGACCGTTCCCGATTTTAATACAACTCTTGAAGTCTGTAACGGCACACCGCCACCGGCATTAGCCCCTACATCACCAAATGGCATCAGTGGAAATTGGAGCCCATCCACTATTGATACTACGCTAAGCGGAACATATTTGTTTACCCCTAACGCCGGGCAATGTGCTACAACAGCATCATTGTCCGTCACTGTAACCAATGGCGGTATTATTCCGGATTTCCAAACGATACTCGAAGTGTGTAGTGGCGCAACACCGCCACCCCTAGCTTCGATTTCCCCTAACGGCATTAGTGGTACCTGGAATCCACCGACTATCGACAATGTCAACAACGGTACCTATACCTTCACACCTGATGCCGGACAATGTGCTGTCAACACAAGCCAAACGGTAACTGTACGGGTAAGCGGTATCGCTCCAAATTTCGATACAACTCTTAATTTGTGTAATGGCGCTACAGCCCCTCCATTAGCAACTACCTCGCCTAATGGTGTAACCGGAACCTGGAACCCTTCCACCATCGACACTACCACATCCGGCACCTATATTTTTACAGCTGATCCCGGGCAATGTGCCACGAACAGTACGTTGGATGTAACGATCACACCCAATACGGTACCTGATTTTGACACGGCACTTCAATTTTGTAGTGGTGCAACAGTACCTGTTCTGGCCAACACTTCACCTAATGGAGTAGCCGGAACCTGGAATCCTGCAGCAATCAGCAATACCATCAACGGTACCTATTTATTTACTCCGGATGCCGGACAATGTGCTACAACGTCCATTTTGCAGGTAACGATCAACCCCAATACCACTCCCGATTTTAATACTACCCTTACAATTTGTAATGGATCCCCAGCTCCAATATTGGCCACCACTTCGCCCAATGGGATTACTGGAACATGGAATCCATCAGCAATCAGTACCAGTGCTGACGGTAGCTATATTTTTACTCCGGATGGCGGGCAATGTTCCACAACTGTGACACTAACGGTTACAGTAACTCCAAACATTATCCCTAATTTTGACACTACACTATCTCTTTGTAATGGCAGTACTGCTCCTGTACTGGCCACTACCGCTCCTAATGGCGTTACCGGAATTTGGAGTCCTACAATTATAAATACTACTGCGAGTGGTAATTATACTTTTACACCTGATGCCGGGCAATGTGCAAGTCCTACAACTTTAGTAGTAACCATTACCGCTCCAACCACACCCGATTTTGATACCACACTTACCTTATGTAGTGAAACTTCGGCACCAGCATTAGTCGCCACTTCACCTAATGGAATCACAGGAACATGGACGCCTGCTGTAATTAGTACGAGCACAAGCGCAAATTATGACTTTACACCCCTTGCGGGGCAATGTGCCACCACTGCAACATTAGAAGTACTCATTAGTACTCCGGTGCTTCCGAATTTTGATCCGGTACTGAGTTTTTGCAGTGGCGCGACGGCTCCAAACCTGCCTATAATCTCACCTAATAATATAACCGGAACCTGGAATCCTGCAGTCATTGATACCAGTACAGCAGGAAGCTATCTTTTCACACCCGATGCAGGACAATGTACCGCTCCTTTTACACTTACGGTACTTATTAATGCGCCTAGTGCACCCGGCTTTGATACTACGCTTATACTATGTAGCGGAACTCCGGCTCCGCCATTAGCCACCATCTCGCCCAATGGCACCACAGGAACCTGGAATCCTGCAGTTATTGACAATAATACCAGCGGCACTTATACTTTTACTCCTGATGCCGGGCAATGTGCTACAAACTCAACACTGGTTGTAACTATAACACCGAGCACTACTCCCGATTTCGATACGGCTTTATCATTATGCAGTGCTGCAACGACTCCAACATTAGCTACTACTTCACCCAATGGTATAATCGGAACCTGGAATCCTGCAGTTATCAGTACTACTGCAAATGGCACCTATACTTTTACTCCGGATGCCGGGCAATGTGCTACCACTACAACACTGGCTGTAACTATAACACCGAGCACTACTCCCGATTTTGACACCATTTTATCATTATGCAGTGGTGCAACGGCTCCAACATTAGCCCCTACTTCGCCGAATGGCATAACCGGAACCTGGAACCCGGCAGTTATCAGTATGACTGGAAATGGCATCTATACTTTTACTCCTGATGTTGGGCAATGTGCCACAACTGCAACACTGGCTGTAACTATAATACCAAGCACTACTCCCGATTTTGATACGGCTTTATCATTATGCAGTGGTGCAACGGCTCCAGCGTTAGCCACTACTTCACCCAATGGTATAACCGGAAGCTGGAACCCTACAATTATCAGTACTACTGCAGACGGCACTTATACTTTTACGCCGGATGCAGGGCAATGTGCTACAAACTCAACACTGACCGTAACGATCACACCAATCCTCACACCTGATTTTGATACTACGTTATCATTATGCAGTGGTGCAACGGCTCCAACATTAGCCTCTACTTCACCCAATGGTATAACCGGAACCTGGAACCCGGCAGTTATCAGTGCTACAGCAAATGGCACTTATACTTTTACTCCGGATGCAGGACAATGTGCTACCACCACAACACTGGCTGTAACTATAACACCGAGTCTTACACCTGATTTTGACACCACTTTATCATTATGTAGCGGTGCAACGGCTCCAACATTAGCCCCTACTTCCTTCGAGACTGGTCGAAATTTTGTGTAA